A genomic region of Hippoglossus hippoglossus isolate fHipHip1 chromosome 8, fHipHip1.pri, whole genome shotgun sequence contains the following coding sequences:
- the LOC117766710 gene encoding RING finger protein 222 — protein sequence MAFYREDSQEDAQECPVCYECLSGTERTLSCGHVFCHDCLVKTLVSINGDGKIRDTIICPVCRHLTFIRKQKEALVSLAADKTPHEAQTLEVPLPRPPGQLPSARRTPGAPLPRGANWIARCFRGISERARRQRLISPGYNASQIFIISAEGRPMVEGDARRVVMTAVRPQHRRRRRVCTTARCLVVLLSAFTLLALVAATLPWILLA from the coding sequence atGGCATTTTACAGGGAGGACAGCCAGGAGGACGCACAGGAGTGTCCAGTGTGCTATGAGTGTCTGTCGGGCACCGAGAGGACCCTGAGCTGCGGACATGTGTTCTGCCACGACTGCCTGGTCAAAACGCTGGTCAGCATCAACGGCGATGGGAAGATCAGGGACACGATCATTTGCCCCGTCTGTCGACACCTGACGTTCATCAGGAAGCAGAAGGAAGCGCTGGTGTCCCTCGCGGCGGACAAGACTCCGCATGAGGCGCAGACCCTGGAGGTGCCCCTGCCGCGGCCGCCGGGGCAGCTCCCGAGCGCACGGCGCACCCCCGGGGCCCCTTTGCCGAGGGGGGCGAACTGGATCGCTCGCTGCTTCAGGGGGATCTCGGAGCGAGCCCGTCGACAGAGGCTGATCAGCCCCGGCTACAACGCATCTCAGATCTTCATCATCAGCGCCGAGGGGCGACCCATGGTGGAGGGTGATGCGCGCAGGGTTGTGATGACTGCGGTTCGGCCGCAGCACAGGCGAAGGCGCAGGGTTTGCACGACCGCACGATGCCTGGTCGTTCTGCTGTCGGCGTTTACTCTCCTCGCACTGGTGGCTGCAACTTTACCCTGGATTTTATTGGCATAA